The following are encoded in a window of Rosa chinensis cultivar Old Blush chromosome 4, RchiOBHm-V2, whole genome shotgun sequence genomic DNA:
- the LOC112198395 gene encoding membrane protein PM19L, with product MAQTVGRNVAAPLLFINLIMYLIVVGFASWCLNKFINGQTNHPSFGGNGATMFFLIFSILAGVMGIASKLAGAGHLRAWRSDSLAAAGVSSIVAWALTALAFGLACKQISIGGHRGWRLRVLEAFIIILTFTQLLYLLLLHAGIFSSKYGPGYRDTDYPAAPGVDPIPKGGTGVPASRVV from the exons ATGGCTCAGACGGTGGGAAGGAACGTAGCAGCTCCATTGCTGTTTATCAACTTGATCATGTACTTGATCGTAGTGGgatttgctagttggtgccttaACAAGTTCATCAATGGCCAGACCAACCACCCAA GTTTTGGAGGAAATGGTGCAACAATGTTCTTTCTGATCTTCTCCATATTGGCTGGTGTGATGGGAATAGCGTCTAAGTTGGCTGGAGCAGGTCATCTCAGAGCTTGGAGGAGTGACAGTCTAGCTGCAGCCGGAGTTTCATCAATTGTGGCTTGGGCTCTCACTGCACTAGCCTTTGG ATTGGCATGCAAGCAAATCAGCATTGGAGGACACAGGGGATGGAGGCTGAGGGTTTTGGAGGCTTTTATAATAATCTTGACATTCACCCAGCTTTTGTATCTCTTGCTACTTCATGCTGGTATCTTCAGCAGCAAGTATGGTCCGGGTTACCGCGACACCGACTACCCTGCTGCTCCCGGTGTCGATCCAATCCCCAAGGGCGGAACTGGAGTCCCTGCTTCTAGGGTGGTCTAA
- the LOC112200055 gene encoding surfeit locus protein 6: protein MGKKMKNKTDTETIDSNPIIDLKSIIHQHSQFMDKLVELIPARFYLPNDDDEKPWFQGLSNPAKASAKKETKKNIKKARRDRLDPEKTSTTTLDLLKQSLGKEKSNEDESDSGEMETKPVVPGLEGDDRSVTYEELQQRLRRKIEQFQSGRNCGVSERARKRSERKERYEKGADGRKRKRETASDEKKPTSSDSADKRVEEDVAEASKGLTFSRVKLGGDDEVGKKKRRLSKAKELERAKQLEEVKKDPEKGKSLLWKTATSRAAGVKVHDDPKLLKQSIKKENKKHQKNAEKWKERVETTHKLKADKQKKRSDNISAKLDEKKKRKIAKREKKLMRPGFEGRKEGYVNEGA, encoded by the coding sequence ATGgggaaaaagatgaagaataaAACGGACACGGAGACGATTGATTCTAATCCGATTATTGATTTGAAGTCTATTATCCATCAGCATTCCCAGTTCATGGACAAGCTAGTGGAGCTCATCCCTGCTAGGTTCTATTTACCCAATGACGACGACGAGAAGCCATGGTTTCAAGGCCTCAGCAACCCTGCAAAAGCTTCAGCTAAGaaggaaacaaagaaaaacatcaAGAAAGCTCGCAGAGATCGATTGGATCCAGAGAAGACTTCTACAACAACCCTTGATTTGCTAAAGCAAAGTTTGGGAAAGGAGAAGTCGAATGAGGATGAGAGTGACAGTGGTGAAATGGAGACTAAACCTGTGGTGCCTGGTCTGGAAGGCGATGACAGGTCAGTGACATATGAAGAACTCCAGCAACGGCTTCGTCGTAAAATTGAACAGTTTCAGTCTGGTCGCAATTGTGGAGTTTCAGAGAGAGCAAGGAAGAGGAGTGAAAGGAAGGAGAGATATGAGAAAGGAGCTGATGGCAGGAAACGGAAGAGAGAAACTGCATCTGATGAAAAGAAACCTACTAGTAGTGATTCGGCGGACAAGAGAGTTGAAGAAGACGTTGCAGAGGCTTCTAAAGGGCTCACATTCAGTCGCGTCAAACTTGGGGGTGATGATGAGGttggaaagaagaagagaagactgTCAAAGGCGAAGGAGCTTGAGAGGGCCAAACAGTTggaagaagtgaagaaagaTCCAGAGAAAGGTAAGTCCCTCTTGTGGAAAACAGCAACCAGTAGAGCTGCTGGGGTTAAGGTTCATGATGATCCAAAGTTGCTGAAACAAAGCATAAAAAAGGAGAACAAGAAGCATCAGAAGAACGCTGAGAAATGGAAGGAAAGGGTTGAAACCACACACAAGTTGAAAGCAGACAAACAGAAGAAGAGATCTGATAATATTTCAGCAAAACTTGATGAGAAGAAAAAGCGCAAAATtgcaaagagagagaagaaactcATGCGGCCAGGATTTGAAGGTCGCAAAGAAGGTTATGTCAATGAGGGTGCATAA